One region of Enterobacter ludwigii genomic DNA includes:
- a CDS encoding protein-disulfide isomerase, with product MRFERLQYLFDPLCGWCYASAPALGYLAQHHADKLALMPSGLFSDEGARDITAEWAEYAWSNDRRIASLTGQPFSERYHQLLLSGTRFDSTFMNRALTMVRDINPSAETHLLHTLQHARYVEGRDTSRPDVVGDIIEDWAGKNNLALKHERVALALETDNALRHITDERIAKVNRLMNQRGIRGVPLLLATVNGTEHMISGHALYGGAEKLRATLLALG from the coding sequence ATGCGTTTTGAGAGACTGCAGTATTTATTTGATCCACTTTGCGGCTGGTGCTACGCCAGCGCGCCGGCGCTGGGTTACCTTGCTCAGCACCACGCTGATAAACTTGCGCTAATGCCCAGCGGGCTGTTCAGCGATGAGGGAGCCCGGGACATCACCGCGGAATGGGCGGAGTACGCCTGGTCCAACGATCGGCGCATCGCTTCACTCACCGGGCAGCCTTTCAGCGAGCGCTATCATCAGCTTCTGCTGAGCGGTACGCGGTTTGATTCGACGTTTATGAATCGTGCTCTGACCATGGTTCGTGACATCAACCCGTCGGCCGAGACACATCTTCTTCATACGCTACAGCATGCCCGCTATGTTGAGGGGCGAGACACCTCAAGACCTGACGTGGTGGGTGATATCATTGAGGACTGGGCCGGGAAAAACAACCTCGCGTTAAAGCATGAACGGGTCGCTCTGGCGCTTGAAACCGATAACGCGCTGCGGCATATCACGGACGAGAGGATCGCGAAAGTGAATCGTCTTATGAATCAGCGAGGTATCCGGGGAGTGCCTTTGCTGCTGGCAACGGTTAATGGCACAGAGCATATGATTAGTGGACATGCTCTTTACGGTGGCGCAGAGAAATTACGCGCTACGCTATTAGCGCTTGGCTGA
- a CDS encoding gamma-glutamylcyclotransferase, which yields MESLFVYGTLGPGRPNAHILENIGGSWQEGHVGGSLLNKGWGAEMGYPGIVLDDSGNRVQGFIFTSANLRNHWDVLDRFEGAEYERVPVDVTTTAGQTIHSWVYRLKPFAHFTQHCIY from the coding sequence ATGGAAAGTTTGTTCGTGTACGGGACGCTCGGTCCAGGCAGACCTAATGCGCATATTCTTGAGAATATCGGTGGGTCGTGGCAGGAAGGACACGTGGGTGGGTCTCTGTTAAATAAAGGCTGGGGTGCAGAGATGGGGTATCCGGGGATCGTGCTGGATGACTCGGGTAATCGTGTTCAGGGGTTTATTTTCACTTCAGCGAATTTGCGTAATCACTGGGATGTACTCGATCGGTTTGAAGGTGCTGAGTATGAGCGTGTACCGGTAGACGTCACGACGACTGCCGGTCAGACAATACATTCATGGGTGTACCGGCTTAAGCCATTCGCTCATTTTACGCAACACTGCATTTACTGA
- the gcvA gene encoding transcriptional regulator GcvA, with amino-acid sequence MFDRLPPLQTLRAFEATARLSSMTLAAAELHVTHGAISRQIRKLEDHLGIKLFHRLTRQIILTEEGAEFHPSVTRLLGDLVRESERLRERSPAKSLRISTTVSFASKWLAPRLSRFRQRHPELDIQLDVTDINVDLNDGQVDAAIRYGRGNYRDVCSERILSETVTPVCSPDFIKEHNGLKEIKDLSNCVLLHEYRMLANWEAWFEMAGENHFSGHQGTLWTLGSMATEAAIRGEGVALGRSVLIADDVATGRLVVPFPQYKLKAERGYDLVYRLDNKDSFKIRTLKQWLFEEISLLKD; translated from the coding sequence ATGTTCGATCGCCTCCCACCCTTGCAAACGCTTCGGGCTTTTGAAGCCACTGCCCGGCTCTCCAGCATGACGCTGGCGGCAGCGGAGTTGCACGTCACGCACGGCGCGATAAGCCGGCAAATCCGGAAGCTTGAAGATCATCTGGGGATAAAGCTATTTCACAGACTGACGCGACAGATAATCCTGACGGAGGAGGGGGCTGAATTCCACCCTTCGGTTACCCGCCTTCTGGGTGATTTAGTGAGAGAGTCCGAGCGTTTACGCGAAAGGAGCCCAGCAAAAAGTTTGCGTATCAGTACAACGGTTTCATTCGCCAGTAAGTGGTTGGCCCCACGTCTCAGCCGTTTCAGGCAGCGGCATCCTGAACTCGATATTCAGCTGGATGTTACTGACATTAACGTGGATCTTAACGATGGTCAGGTCGATGCAGCAATTCGTTATGGCCGTGGTAATTATCGCGACGTCTGTTCTGAGCGAATCTTGAGTGAAACAGTCACCCCTGTCTGTAGCCCCGACTTTATTAAGGAACATAACGGTCTGAAAGAAATTAAGGATCTTTCAAACTGCGTGCTTCTTCATGAGTACAGAATGCTGGCGAACTGGGAGGCATGGTTTGAAATGGCCGGAGAAAACCATTTCAGCGGCCATCAGGGGACCTTATGGACGCTTGGCAGCATGGCTACCGAAGCCGCTATACGTGGCGAAGGCGTGGCTCTGGGACGGAGTGTGCTGATTGCAGATGATGTCGCTACCGGAAGGCTTGTTGTTCCGTTTCCGCAATACAAACTTAAAGCAGAGCGGGGATACGATTTAGTTTACCGTTTGGATAATAAGGATTCGTTTAAAATACGAACGCTGAAGCAATGGCTGTTCGAAGAAATAAGCCTGCTGAAAGATTAA
- a CDS encoding YebG family protein, whose translation MAVETKYVVVRKGEEKMTFASKKEADAHDKLLDMADAFTDWLLQSGMQMDETQAEDLGLYLAEQKEAVQHILRTSKLPDLNAAVVADKTEADAVDDKKIRAVKAA comes from the coding sequence ATGGCTGTTGAAACAAAATATGTTGTCGTAAGAAAAGGTGAAGAGAAAATGACATTTGCCAGTAAGAAAGAAGCTGACGCTCACGACAAGCTGCTTGATATGGCAGACGCGTTCACCGACTGGCTGTTGCAAAGCGGAATGCAGATGGATGAAACACAGGCTGAAGATCTTGGTCTGTATCTCGCCGAGCAGAAAGAGGCCGTGCAGCATATTCTGCGTACCAGCAAGCTTCCCGATCTCAATGCCGCCGTTGTTGCAGATAAAACAGAAGCCGATGCGGTTGATGATAAAAAAATCAGAGCGGTGAAAGCGGCCTGA
- a CDS encoding LysR family transcriptional regulator, protein MNIRLLKAFVVLAEKGNYADAARALFISQPALTKQINLLESQVNMSLFSRGRHGAVLTANGKRLLPEAEKVVRQTQLFMQHAERVSKGVEGHIAVGFGLSSFYLAPRCIADFRRDFPGVEMSLTDLPSFQQYEQLQNDELQVGFVRVPPPVALEYLPLFTDRLVLVAPAASPTMSVAEWLAKRPLLRLYDERGRGLNAQIDRFLHDNGLFISSTQLTDDIQTIVAMVIAGIGVAILPTSVTHIAPPELVIIPLTGESISWEVGIAWDASREDVIRDNFIASVAAAFPGHPDSAAMRQAPDHTDA, encoded by the coding sequence TTGAACATCCGGTTGCTTAAAGCCTTTGTGGTACTGGCTGAAAAAGGGAACTATGCCGATGCGGCGCGGGCGCTGTTTATCTCACAACCGGCATTGACCAAACAGATTAATCTCCTCGAATCTCAGGTGAATATGTCTCTTTTTTCACGAGGTCGTCACGGCGCAGTACTGACGGCCAACGGCAAACGTTTACTGCCAGAGGCTGAAAAAGTGGTCAGGCAAACCCAGTTATTTATGCAGCATGCTGAGCGGGTCTCAAAAGGGGTTGAAGGGCATATTGCCGTCGGGTTCGGTCTCTCAAGCTTTTATCTGGCACCACGCTGTATTGCAGACTTTCGTCGCGACTTCCCGGGAGTCGAGATGTCCTTGACGGATCTGCCTTCCTTCCAGCAGTACGAGCAATTGCAAAATGATGAGCTACAGGTGGGGTTTGTCAGGGTTCCGCCCCCCGTGGCGCTTGAATACCTGCCGTTATTTACCGATCGGCTGGTTCTGGTTGCGCCCGCCGCGTCGCCGACAATGTCTGTGGCTGAGTGGCTCGCGAAACGCCCTCTGTTGCGGCTTTATGATGAGCGAGGACGGGGTTTAAACGCACAGATTGACCGCTTCCTGCATGACAACGGTCTTTTCATCTCATCGACGCAACTGACTGACGATATACAAACTATCGTCGCAATGGTGATTGCGGGGATCGGTGTGGCCATTCTGCCCACCAGCGTGACCCATATCGCGCCGCCGGAACTGGTGATTATTCCGCTAACGGGGGAGTCAATAAGCTGGGAGGTGGGCATCGCCTGGGACGCAAGCAGGGAGGATGTCATCCGTGACAATTTCATTGCTAGCGTAGCTGCTGCGTTTCCGGGCCACCCAGACTCCGCCGCCATGCGCCAGGCGCCTGACCATACTGACGCTTAA
- a CDS encoding helix-turn-helix domain-containing protein: MNTGAFMHDLLDWIDNNLDSRLDIESVARRSGYSKWHLQRLFKEHTGSPLAEYIRAQKLQKSVERLAQSDEPILNVAIALGFDSQQSFNRSFKRQYGQAPGAWRRSLGGPETQQLR; encoded by the coding sequence ATGAACACTGGCGCATTTATGCATGATTTACTCGACTGGATCGACAACAACCTTGATAGCCGTCTGGACATTGAGTCCGTCGCCAGGCGATCCGGTTACTCAAAATGGCACCTCCAGCGGCTCTTCAAAGAGCATACTGGCTCCCCTCTCGCCGAGTATATTCGCGCGCAAAAGCTGCAAAAATCGGTCGAACGGCTGGCTCAAAGTGATGAACCGATTCTGAATGTGGCGATCGCGCTGGGCTTTGACTCACAGCAGTCCTTCAACCGCAGCTTTAAGCGTCAGTATGGTCAGGCGCCTGGCGCATGGCGGCGGAGTCTGGGTGGCCCGGAAACGCAGCAGCTACGCTAG
- a CDS encoding efflux RND transporter periplasmic adaptor subunit, producing MSLQKTWGNFHLSALGVMLLSVLLVGCDNSVAQNAAPPAPAVSVADVVVKSISQWDSFNGRIEAVESVQLRPRVSGYIDKVNYTDGQEVKKGEVLFTIDDRTYRAALEQAQANLARAKTQASLAQSEANRTDKLVNTNVVSREEWEQRRSAATQAQADIRAAQAAVDAAQLNLDFTKVTAPIDGRASRALITSGNLVTAGDTASVLTTLVSQKTVYVYFDVDESTYLHYQNLARSGQGASSNHMALPVEIGLTGEEGYPHQGKVDFLDNQLTPSTGTIRMRALLDNAQRQFTPGLFARVRLPGSAEFKATLIDDKAVLTDQDRKYVYIVDKEGKAQRRDITPGRLADGLRIVRQGLNPGDKVIVEGLQKVFMPGMPVNAKTVAMTTSAALN from the coding sequence ATGAGCCTGCAAAAAACCTGGGGTAACTTTCATCTGAGCGCGCTGGGGGTCATGTTGCTCTCCGTGCTGCTCGTCGGATGCGATAACAGTGTCGCGCAAAACGCTGCGCCACCTGCGCCCGCCGTCAGCGTTGCTGACGTGGTTGTGAAATCCATAAGCCAGTGGGATAGCTTTAACGGTCGGATTGAGGCAGTGGAGAGCGTTCAGTTACGTCCGCGCGTCTCCGGTTACATTGATAAAGTGAATTACACCGATGGCCAGGAGGTGAAAAAGGGCGAGGTATTGTTCACCATTGATGACCGAACCTATCGTGCGGCGCTGGAGCAGGCACAGGCGAACCTGGCGAGAGCCAAAACGCAGGCCAGCCTGGCACAAAGCGAGGCCAACCGTACCGATAAACTGGTCAATACCAACGTAGTCTCCCGTGAAGAATGGGAGCAGCGTCGTTCAGCTGCCACCCAGGCACAGGCCGACATTCGCGCCGCGCAGGCGGCGGTTGACGCCGCACAACTTAACCTGGATTTCACCAAAGTCACCGCGCCTATTGATGGCCGCGCCAGCCGGGCGCTGATCACCAGCGGTAATCTGGTGACGGCGGGGGACACCGCCAGCGTCCTCACCACGCTGGTCTCGCAGAAAACGGTTTACGTTTACTTTGACGTGGATGAGTCGACCTATCTTCACTACCAAAATCTGGCCCGCAGCGGGCAGGGGGCGTCCAGCAATCACATGGCGCTTCCGGTGGAGATTGGTCTGACGGGCGAGGAGGGTTATCCCCATCAGGGCAAAGTGGACTTCCTTGATAATCAGTTAACGCCGAGTACCGGCACCATCCGTATGCGCGCGCTGCTGGATAACGCGCAGCGTCAGTTCACGCCAGGGCTCTTTGCCCGCGTACGCCTGCCGGGCAGCGCGGAATTCAAAGCCACGCTGATCGACGACAAAGCGGTGCTGACCGATCAGGATCGCAAATACGTGTATATCGTGGATAAAGAGGGGAAAGCACAGCGTCGCGACATCACGCCGGGACGTCTGGCAGACGGTTTACGCATCGTGCGGCAGGGGCTGAACCCTGGCGATAAAGTCATCGTCGAGGGCTTACAAAAAGTGTTCATGCCGGGGATGCCGGTTAACGCGAAAACCGTTGCCATGACTACCAGCGCCGCCCTTAACTGA
- the oqxB gene encoding multidrug efflux RND transporter permease subunit OqxB has product MDFSRFFIDRPIFAAVLSILIFITGLIAIPLLPVSEYPDVVPPSVQVRAEYPGANPKVIAETVATPLEEAINGVENMMYMKSVAGSDGVLVTTVTFRPGTDPDQAQVQVQNRVAQAEARLPEDVRRLGITTQKQSPTLTLVVHLFSPNGKYDSLYMRNYATLKVKDELARLPGVGQIQIFGSGEYAMRVWLDPNKVAARGLTASDVVTAMQEQNVQVSAGQLGAEPLPKESDFLISINAQGRLHTEDEFGNIVLKTTQDGTVVRLRDVARIEMGSGSYALRSQLNNKDAVGIGIFQSPGANAIDLSNAVRAKMDELSTRFPADMKWAAPYDPTVFVRDSIRAVVQTLLEAVVLVVLVVILFLQTWRASIIPLIAVPVSVVGTFSILYLLGFSLNTLSLFGLVLAIGIVVDDAIVVVENVERNIEEGLAPLAAAHQAMREVSGPIIAIALVLCAVFVPMAFLSGVTGQFYKQFAVTIAISTVISAINSLTLSPALAALLLKPHGAPKDFPTRLIDRLFGWIFRPFNRFFHRSSNGYQGLVGKTLGRRGAVFAVYLLLLCAAGVMFKAVPGGFIPTQDKLYLIGGVKMPEGSSLARTDAVIRKMSEIGMNTEGVDYAVAFPGLNALQFTNTPNTGTVFFGLKPFDQRKHTAAEINAEINAKIAQIQEGFGFSILPPPILGLGQGSGYSLYIQDRGGLGYGALQNAVNTMSGAIMQTPGMHFPISTYQANVPQLDVQVDRDKAKAQGVLLTDLFGTLQTYLGSSYVNDFNQFGRTWRVMAQADGQFRDSVEDIANLRTRNSQGEMVPIGSMVKITTTYGPDPVIRYNGYPAADLIGDADPRVLSSAQAMTQLDAMSKQILPNGMNIEWTDLSFQQATQGNTALIVFPVAVLLAFLVLAALYESWTLPLAVILIVPMTMLSALFGVWLTGGDNNVFVQVGLVVLMGLACKNAILIVEFARELEIQGKGIMEAALEACRLRLRPIVMTSIAFIAGTIPLILGHGAGAEVRGVTGITVFSGMLGVTLFGLFLTPVFYVTLRKLVTRGKAEREVLPA; this is encoded by the coding sequence ATGGACTTTTCCCGTTTTTTCATCGACAGGCCCATTTTTGCCGCCGTCCTGTCGATTCTGATTTTTATCACAGGATTGATCGCCATCCCGCTGTTGCCGGTGAGCGAATATCCTGACGTTGTGCCGCCAAGCGTGCAGGTGCGCGCGGAATACCCGGGCGCCAACCCGAAAGTGATTGCCGAGACCGTGGCGACGCCGCTGGAAGAGGCGATCAACGGCGTTGAAAACATGATGTACATGAAGTCCGTTGCGGGCTCGGACGGCGTACTGGTGACCACCGTCACCTTCCGTCCGGGAACCGACCCGGATCAGGCGCAGGTACAGGTGCAAAACCGCGTCGCGCAGGCCGAGGCGCGCCTGCCGGAAGACGTGCGGCGTTTGGGGATTACCACCCAGAAACAGTCGCCAACGCTCACGCTGGTGGTGCATCTGTTTTCGCCCAACGGGAAATACGACTCCCTGTATATGCGTAACTACGCCACGCTGAAGGTGAAGGACGAGCTGGCGCGCCTGCCCGGCGTCGGCCAGATTCAGATTTTCGGCTCAGGCGAATACGCGATGCGCGTCTGGCTGGATCCTAACAAGGTGGCAGCCCGCGGGCTGACCGCATCGGACGTGGTCACGGCTATGCAGGAGCAGAACGTTCAGGTGTCCGCTGGGCAACTGGGTGCCGAGCCGCTGCCGAAAGAGAGTGATTTCCTGATCTCCATTAACGCCCAGGGGCGTCTGCATACTGAAGACGAGTTTGGCAATATTGTCCTGAAAACGACGCAGGACGGTACGGTTGTCCGCCTGCGCGACGTGGCGCGTATCGAAATGGGTTCCGGCAGCTATGCGCTGCGTTCCCAGCTTAACAATAAAGACGCGGTCGGGATTGGCATCTTCCAGTCTCCGGGGGCGAACGCCATTGATTTGTCTAACGCGGTGCGCGCCAAAATGGACGAACTGTCCACGCGTTTCCCGGCAGACATGAAGTGGGCGGCTCCTTACGATCCGACGGTCTTTGTGCGCGATTCGATTCGTGCTGTCGTACAAACGCTGCTGGAAGCGGTGGTGCTGGTGGTGCTGGTGGTGATTCTGTTCCTGCAAACCTGGCGCGCGTCGATCATTCCGTTGATCGCGGTGCCGGTCTCTGTCGTGGGGACATTCAGCATTCTCTACCTGCTGGGCTTTTCACTTAACACCCTGAGCCTGTTCGGGCTGGTACTGGCTATCGGTATCGTGGTGGACGATGCCATCGTGGTGGTGGAAAACGTCGAGCGAAATATCGAAGAGGGGCTTGCTCCGCTTGCGGCGGCGCATCAGGCGATGCGTGAGGTTTCGGGGCCGATTATCGCGATTGCGCTGGTGTTGTGTGCGGTGTTTGTGCCGATGGCGTTCCTCTCAGGCGTCACCGGGCAGTTCTATAAGCAGTTTGCGGTGACGATCGCGATTTCGACGGTGATTTCCGCCATCAACTCGCTGACGCTTTCTCCGGCACTGGCGGCTCTGCTGTTAAAACCGCACGGCGCACCGAAGGATTTTCCGACCCGGCTTATTGACCGTCTGTTTGGCTGGATTTTCCGTCCGTTTAACCGCTTTTTCCACCGCAGCTCGAACGGTTATCAGGGGCTGGTGGGGAAAACGCTCGGACGACGCGGTGCGGTATTTGCGGTGTATCTGCTGCTGCTCTGTGCGGCGGGCGTGATGTTTAAAGCGGTGCCCGGCGGCTTTATTCCGACGCAGGACAAGCTGTACCTGATTGGTGGCGTGAAAATGCCGGAAGGTTCGTCGCTGGCGCGCACCGATGCGGTGATCCGCAAAATGAGCGAAATCGGGATGAATACCGAAGGTGTGGACTATGCGGTCGCGTTTCCGGGGCTGAATGCGCTGCAGTTCACCAACACGCCGAATACCGGGACGGTCTTCTTTGGCCTGAAACCGTTCGACCAGCGCAAACATACTGCGGCGGAAATTAACGCTGAGATCAACGCAAAAATCGCGCAAATCCAGGAAGGCTTTGGCTTCTCTATCCTGCCACCGCCGATTTTAGGTCTGGGTCAGGGGTCGGGCTATTCGCTGTACATCCAGGATCGCGGTGGTCTGGGCTATGGCGCGCTGCAAAACGCGGTGAACACCATGTCCGGTGCGATTATGCAAACGCCGGGGATGCATTTCCCGATCTCAACGTACCAGGCTAACGTGCCGCAGCTGGACGTGCAGGTTGACCGCGATAAGGCGAAAGCGCAGGGCGTGTTGCTGACCGATCTTTTCGGTACGCTGCAAACCTATCTGGGCTCGTCGTACGTTAATGACTTCAACCAGTTCGGGCGTACCTGGCGCGTGATGGCGCAGGCCGATGGGCAGTTCCGCGACAGCGTGGAAGATATTGCTAATCTGCGCACCCGTAACAGCCAGGGCGAAATGGTGCCGATTGGCAGTATGGTGAAAATCACGACCACCTACGGGCCTGATCCGGTGATTCGCTACAATGGTTATCCGGCGGCGGACCTGATTGGTGATGCCGACCCGCGCGTGCTCTCATCAGCGCAAGCGATGACGCAGCTGGACGCGATGTCTAAGCAGATCCTGCCGAACGGGATGAATATTGAATGGACGGATCTGAGCTTCCAGCAGGCCACCCAGGGCAATACGGCGCTGATCGTCTTCCCGGTAGCGGTACTGCTGGCGTTCCTGGTGCTGGCGGCGCTGTATGAAAGCTGGACGCTGCCTCTGGCGGTGATCCTCATCGTGCCGATGACCATGCTCTCCGCGCTGTTTGGCGTCTGGCTGACCGGGGGCGATAACAACGTCTTCGTGCAGGTGGGGCTGGTGGTACTGATGGGGCTGGCCTGTAAAAACGCGATTCTTATCGTGGAGTTTGCCCGCGAGCTGGAAATTCAGGGCAAAGGCATTATGGAAGCGGCGCTGGAGGCCTGTCGTCTGCGTTTACGTCCGATAGTGATGACCTCCATCGCCTTTATTGCCGGGACAATTCCGCTGATACTCGGTCACGGTGCGGGTGCGGAAGTGCGCGGCGTCACCGGGATCACCGTCTTCTCCGGGATGCTGGGCGTGACCCTGTTTGGTCTGTTCCTGACACCGGTGTTCTACGTGACGCTGCGTAAACTCGTAACGCGCGGTAAAGCGGAAAGGGAAGTGCTGCCTGCGTAA
- a CDS encoding Rrf2 family transcriptional regulator, whose translation MLDYRFPTALQMVLSVAMAEQLGERSTSAILAYGLEANPSFIRKLMVPLTRDGIIVSTLGRNGSIHLGRPPEEITLRDIYLSVIEDKKLWASRPDVPARCVVSANACWYFKSISEEAEQASLAVLARHTVASALEEVKKADTSGCDPVPELIALYKKAH comes from the coding sequence ATGTTAGATTACCGCTTCCCGACAGCTTTGCAGATGGTTCTCAGCGTAGCGATGGCGGAGCAATTGGGTGAACGTTCGACGAGTGCCATTCTTGCCTACGGCCTGGAAGCCAACCCGAGCTTTATCCGCAAATTGATGGTTCCGCTTACGCGTGATGGCATTATTGTCTCAACGCTTGGCCGTAACGGCTCTATTCATCTTGGTCGCCCGCCGGAAGAGATCACCCTGCGCGACATCTACCTTTCGGTCATCGAAGATAAAAAGCTATGGGCGTCGCGTCCAGACGTACCGGCTCGCTGCGTAGTCAGCGCTAACGCCTGCTGGTATTTCAAGTCAATTTCCGAAGAAGCGGAGCAAGCTTCGTTAGCGGTATTAGCGCGCCACACTGTGGCAAGCGCGCTGGAAGAGGTCAAAAAAGCCGATACCAGCGGGTGCGATCCGGTGCCTGAACTTATCGCCCTGTATAAAAAAGCCCATTAA
- a CDS encoding dihydrofolate reductase family protein, which translates to MRKIVSFVHVSLDGFVASNAEGQASLDWICISPDLFEYVEKRIQQTDTALYGRTTYQMMESYWPTAADKPDASPHDLAHSRWYKSAKKVVLSKTLLEKNHPNTQIISSNLSDEINKLKQNAGSEILLFGSPSATHALMAENLIDEYWLFVNPVLLGQGIPLFKNIQDRTSLMLVKSHIFPSGVVCLQYEVKRNR; encoded by the coding sequence ATGAGAAAAATCGTTTCGTTTGTTCATGTGTCGCTGGATGGTTTTGTCGCATCTAACGCTGAGGGGCAGGCGAGTCTGGACTGGATTTGCATAAGCCCCGATTTGTTTGAATACGTGGAGAAGCGGATTCAGCAGACCGACACCGCCCTATATGGGCGTACCACCTACCAGATGATGGAATCGTACTGGCCCACTGCTGCCGATAAGCCTGACGCCAGCCCGCATGACCTTGCGCATTCGCGTTGGTATAAATCTGCCAAAAAAGTGGTGTTGTCGAAAACGCTGTTGGAAAAAAATCACCCTAATACGCAAATTATCAGTAGCAACTTAAGCGACGAAATCAATAAGCTCAAGCAAAACGCGGGCAGCGAAATCTTATTGTTTGGTAGCCCCTCAGCGACTCACGCGCTAATGGCGGAAAACCTCATCGATGAATATTGGCTATTCGTCAATCCCGTTCTGCTGGGGCAAGGCATTCCCTTGTTCAAAAATATACAAGACAGAACCTCACTCATGTTGGTGAAGAGTCATATTTTCCCGTCGGGGGTAGTGTGCCTGCAATACGAGGTGAAACGAAATCGCTAA
- the asd gene encoding aspartate-semialdehyde dehydrogenase translates to MKQVGIVGWRGMVGSVLLQRMVEENDFDNISAHFFSTSSAGAAGPVINGVSYTLKDANSISALADMDIIITCQGGDYTKAVYPALLNHGWQGYWIDAASALRMDEKACIILDPVNRTNIDRAIKEGIKLFVGGNCSITLSLMGLAGLIKADLIEWMSVMTYQSASGAGAQYVRELITQSAYINNHLSSDELASSGSVLPLVNKVSELINSADMPTQNFGAPLMGSIIPWIDSDLGDGNSREEWKGEAETNKILGLSPGTIPVNGLCIRVGVIRCHSAAITLKLKREVPEEEFAELVMNSHPWVNYVPNNKAESISTLTPAYISGSLKVGIGRYKKMSLNNEPIYSVLTVGDQLLWGAAEPLRRMLNILLGKV, encoded by the coding sequence ATGAAGCAAGTTGGTATTGTTGGCTGGCGAGGTATGGTCGGTTCGGTTTTGCTACAGCGAATGGTTGAAGAGAACGACTTCGACAATATTTCTGCACATTTTTTCAGCACCTCCAGTGCAGGTGCTGCTGGTCCTGTCATTAATGGCGTCAGCTACACGCTTAAAGATGCTAATTCCATTAGCGCCCTGGCCGATATGGATATCATCATAACCTGTCAAGGTGGGGATTATACCAAAGCCGTTTACCCGGCTTTGCTTAACCATGGCTGGCAAGGCTACTGGATTGACGCGGCCTCCGCGCTGCGGATGGATGAGAAAGCCTGCATTATTCTCGACCCCGTCAACCGCACAAATATTGATCGAGCAATCAAAGAAGGTATTAAGCTTTTTGTCGGTGGCAACTGTTCCATTACGCTGAGTCTTATGGGCCTGGCTGGGTTGATAAAGGCTGACTTGATCGAATGGATGAGTGTGATGACCTATCAGTCCGCATCGGGTGCGGGTGCACAATATGTACGGGAATTAATCACACAAAGTGCTTACATAAATAACCATTTATCTTCGGATGAGCTGGCGTCCTCAGGTTCAGTGCTTCCTTTAGTTAACAAGGTCAGTGAGTTGATTAACAGCGCTGATATGCCGACCCAGAACTTCGGTGCTCCTTTGATGGGCAGCATCATTCCCTGGATTGACAGCGATTTAGGCGATGGCAATAGCCGTGAAGAATGGAAAGGTGAGGCTGAAACGAACAAAATTTTAGGTCTGTCTCCCGGCACGATCCCGGTTAACGGCTTATGCATACGAGTCGGCGTAATCCGCTGCCACAGTGCTGCTATAACCCTTAAGCTCAAGCGTGAAGTCCCCGAAGAGGAATTTGCAGAATTAGTGATGAATTCCCACCCTTGGGTTAACTATGTGCCCAATAACAAGGCTGAGAGTATCAGCACACTAACACCGGCATATATCAGCGGTTCGCTTAAGGTGGGTATTGGCCGTTACAAAAAAATGTCGCTAAACAATGAACCTATCTACTCGGTCCTGACGGTAGGCGATCAGCTATTGTGGGGAGCAGCGGAACCATTGCGTCGCATGTTGAATATTCTGCTTGGTAAAGTGTAA